Genomic window (Candidatus Nitrosocosmicus franklandus):
AAAATTCAACATCAAAAGAATTATCTATATGAGACAAATCCATTTGTTTGGTTGGTATTTTATATAGATTACATCTATCAGTAAAATATGAGAAAGTGGGATTTAAAGTGATGACACTTTTTCCTTTACCAATTATTGAGAGTAGTAAATCTATTATTTGATCAGAACCACTCCCAATTCCTATGTTTTTTGTACTTAAATTGGTATATTCTGCCAATTTTTTATACAGCTTATCAAATTGTTCTAATGGGTATTCTCTAAAATCACTTTCACGAAGAGATTTCATTGCTATTGCTCTAATGAATCTTTTTTCTAACACTATATTTTCATTGGAATCTAATTTGTAATAGTCATGGACTTTATCTGGCCTTTTATAGGGTTTGTGAGACCTGATGTAGGAAAGTTCTTTTTCTAACCATTCTGCCATCGTTATTTTACCAGCCTTCCCTTTACTGCTTCATAGTGATTAACTAGTCCTTCGGTTGAAGTAATTTCTTTCATAATTGGAGAAATTTTCTTAAGCGCGTCCTTATTCATTTCTATCATGTTTACCAATTTAATGAAATCTAAAACGGATAATGCCGATCTGGATTTTGCAAATCTGTACGTTGGTAAAACATGGTTAGAACCAAGACAATAGTCGCTTACAGAAGAGGGTGTATACTTACCTAGCAGTATTAAGCCAGCATTACGAATCTCTTTAATCAGATTCTTGTCATGTTTTGAGAATATTTCCAAATGCTCGGGTGCAAACTCATTAATGAATTCTGTTACTTGTTTATCGCTTTGACATAGCGCGATGAATCCATTTTTATTGATGCTTTTTTCTACAAATTCTTTTCTTGATATATTGGTTTGTCTAATTATTGTGTCTAGTTCTTTAGAAATCTTGGTAGCCATAGTTTTTGACTTAGTTATCACTCCACAAAGTGTATCTTCACTATGTTCTGCTTGTGAAATTAGATCCAGTGCAATATGGCGAGCATTTGCTTTTTCATCAGTATATATCAATAATTCCGTTGGACCTGCTATCATATCTATAGAGACATCTTTCGATACTATTGACTTTGCAACCGAAACATAGACTCCACCTGGCCCTACAATCTTATCGACTTTTCTTATTGTCTTCGTACCATAGGCTAACGCAGCTATTCCATATGCACCCCCGATTTTATAAAATTCATCAACACCGCAAATATCTCCTGCCACTAGTGTCAATGGATCTACCTTTCCATTCTTCATTGGAGGTGTGATGGCAACTATTTCCTTCACACCCGCAACTTTGGCAGGTACTGTGCACATAACAATAGTACTTGGATATCTTGCTTTTCCTCCTGGAATATAACACCCAACTCTAAAAATGGCCAAAACCGTTTTTTTTATCTTAATTCCATCTGAATCAATTTTTATATTCTTAAGACTGTTGATAACAGCTTGTTCACTTTTTTCTAATTTCGATTTCATGTATTTTATAATTCTTATCTGATTATCTGAAACATTTTTGTATGCCTCCTTAATTTCTTCTTTGCTAACAACAAATGAATTCACTTTAACGTTCTCATATTTTTCAATGCACTTTAATATTCCCTCGTCTCCTTCAGTTTTTATTTCATCTATGATTTTTAGAACGTTTTTTGTTGGAATGGATAGATCCATATTCCATGATTTTTCTCTTAATTCGTTAGCTTGTTCTTGTGGTTCTTTAATGTCTATAATTTTAATCAATTTTTACTTCATCTTTATCATCAATAATGACTTTATCCATCGATAATATCTGACTTGGTTCTAAAATGACTAGACCTTGAGCAATTTTTCTAATAGTTGGTACAAGTCTGATAAATTCGTTCTTGTCTATTATAGTATTTACCCCAAACCATCCTTCGGTACTTAAGTTACTTACTGTTGGTCCTTTTAAGGAAGGAAGGATATTTAGTAAACTGTCAAGGTTAGATTTTTCCACGTTAACAAAAATATGCAGTTTCTTTCTGGCTTCAACAACACCCCGCAGTAAAACGATCATATCGATTATCTTCTCCCTTTTTACAGGATCTTTCAGTGCTTCTTTGTTGGCAATAAGTACAGCCGTGGATTCCATTACTTGATCTATTATTTTTAAATTGTTTTGAATTAGAGTCGTTCCTGTTTCTGTGATATCAAAAACTGCGTCAACATCTTCCGGAGGTTTTGCTTCAGTTGCTCCAAATGACAAAAATATTTCAACCAATTTGTTGTTGCCTGTTCTAGACCATGGAGTTACTATTGTTGGTTCCAAGTCTTTAAAGTACTTTTTATAACTTTCTTTTGATTTTATATATTGAGATGCTGATTTTAAATATTCGGTTGAAAATCTCAATGTCTTTTTATTTTGAGCAAAGTCGGATATCAATTCGTCTAGACTATTAAACTTAAAGAATTCTGGAATGGCTATCACCTGTTTTACTTTACCATATTCCAAGTCTAATAATACTTTGACATCAGCATTGGTTTCTTTTATCCAATCTTTACCTGTTATTCCAACATCGTGAAACCCCTCCTGTACATAAGTGGGGATCTCTTGTGGTCTTAGAATCTTGACTTCTATCTCAGGATCTGCAATTCTTACTCTGTATATTCTGCCCCTGCCGCTAACTTTACACTGCCATGCTCTTTCTATTATCTGAAAAGTGGCCTCTTCTATACTGCCTTTGGGCACCACAAATTTAATAATACCCATATTTGATACCTATATCGACTATACTAATTGTCGTGTAGTTTATTTGTTTTTTTATATCTAGTAGAGTAGTAAAATTTAACTTTTAACAATCAAACTCCTTTCTTGTTTAATGTTTCAAGAATTTCCTTGGCTCGTGATACTGAGACATTTTTCTCTTCAACCATTTTCTTAGAAACCAATTCAATCATATTATCTGTGGCACCTGCCATAATGGCAATGTTTTTTGAATGTAGTTTCATATGCCCTTTCTGTATACCTTCGTCTGCTAATGCTCGTATTGCTGAGAAATTTTGTGCTAATCCTGATGCAGCCATTATAGTAGCTAATTCTTTTGAACTTGATACATTCAATAATTTTAAGCATGACTTAACAATTGGATGTGTGTTAGTAATTCCTCCAACCGTTCCAACTGCCATTGGGATTTCTATTTCTCCAACTAGGTCACCATTGGAATTTTGATACCATTTTGTTAATGATTTATAGTGTCCATCCCTACAGGCATATGCATGACAACCAGCTTCAATTGCTCTAAAATCCTGACCAGTAGCTATGGCTACACTATCAATTCCATTCATTATTCCTTTGTTATGTGTAACTGCTCTGTATACATCGGTATACGCCATGGCATAAGCAAACAAAATTCTTCTAAGGACGTCTTCGCCACCAATCAGATCCCTCGGAAATATTGCTTTACATCTTACCAACCGTTCTGTAGCATAATTAGACAAAATTTTTAATATCGTCTCACCACCTGTTAGTAACTCTATCTCTGGAGCTATACCCTCACACATTGTATTTACTACATTTGCTCCCATCGCGTCTTTGACGTCTACTAAAATCTCGACTATTATCATTATTCCTAGGCTGTTTATACTTTTATCCTCTATATGTCTAATCTTGATATCTATACATTCTGCAAATTTACTCTTTGTATTTGCTAGTGAAGTTATTTTGTTTTTATTGTCTTGTAATACTTTGATAATGTCATCAATTTCTGATTTGTTGATTGAATTATTGGAGTCTGGTATTAATTGAATCTGACCTATCATGATCGAATCATCTACATCAGCAACAAAACCTCCACCTCTACCAGCAATTTTTGCAGCATTACTCGCTGCTGCAATAACAGAAGGTTCTTCAATTGCCATAGGAATTAGATACTCTTTATTGTTGATAACAAAATTGGTTGCTATTCCAATGGGTAGTGGAAAAACCCCAATAGCATTTTCTACCATCCCATTAATAGTGTTAAAATTTAATCCTCCTGTATTTCTAAAAAGATCAATTTCTTTCTCACTCAAATTTGTTTTGATCTTGAGATATTGTAGTCTTTCATCCTGACTCATGTCTCTGAATTTTTTTTGTTCCAAATCTTACCCATTCCTGATAATCTTTAGTATTTTATCGGATCCAGAGTCATCAAAAAATCCTCTATTGTTCGTTATAATGTATAACGATCCGTTCTTATCTTCGGTTATATCCTTAATCTTACCATATCCAGTTAATATTGGTGTTTGATCTTTGGTTATGGGATCAATACTTCTTAAATGTTCACCCTTTATAGTAGCTACAAGCAATTTTCCA
Coding sequences:
- the hisD gene encoding histidinol dehydrogenase, with protein sequence MIKIIDIKEPQEQANELREKSWNMDLSIPTKNVLKIIDEIKTEGDEGILKCIEKYENVKVNSFVVSKEEIKEAYKNVSDNQIRIIKYMKSKLEKSEQAVINSLKNIKIDSDGIKIKKTVLAIFRVGCYIPGGKARYPSTIVMCTVPAKVAGVKEIVAITPPMKNGKVDPLTLVAGDICGVDEFYKIGGAYGIAALAYGTKTIRKVDKIVGPGGVYVSVAKSIVSKDVSIDMIAGPTELLIYTDEKANARHIALDLISQAEHSEDTLCGVITKSKTMATKISKELDTIIRQTNISRKEFVEKSINKNGFIALCQSDKQVTEFINEFAPEHLEIFSKHDKNLIKEIRNAGLILLGKYTPSSVSDYCLGSNHVLPTYRFAKSRSALSVLDFIKLVNMIEMNKDALKKISPIMKEITSTEGLVNHYEAVKGRLVK
- the hisG gene encoding ATP phosphoribosyltransferase; translated protein: MGIIKFVVPKGSIEEATFQIIERAWQCKVSGRGRIYRVRIADPEIEVKILRPQEIPTYVQEGFHDVGITGKDWIKETNADVKVLLDLEYGKVKQVIAIPEFFKFNSLDELISDFAQNKKTLRFSTEYLKSASQYIKSKESYKKYFKDLEPTIVTPWSRTGNNKLVEIFLSFGATEAKPPEDVDAVFDITETGTTLIQNNLKIIDQVMESTAVLIANKEALKDPVKREKIIDMIVLLRGVVEARKKLHIFVNVEKSNLDSLLNILPSLKGPTVSNLSTEGWFGVNTIIDKNEFIRLVPTIRKIAQGLVILEPSQILSMDKVIIDDKDEVKID
- a CDS encoding hydroxymethylglutaryl-CoA reductase, degradative, which gives rise to MEQKKFRDMSQDERLQYLKIKTNLSEKEIDLFRNTGGLNFNTINGMVENAIGVFPLPIGIATNFVINNKEYLIPMAIEEPSVIAAASNAAKIAGRGGGFVADVDDSIMIGQIQLIPDSNNSINKSEIDDIIKVLQDNKNKITSLANTKSKFAECIDIKIRHIEDKSINSLGIMIIVEILVDVKDAMGANVVNTMCEGIAPEIELLTGGETILKILSNYATERLVRCKAIFPRDLIGGEDVLRRILFAYAMAYTDVYRAVTHNKGIMNGIDSVAIATGQDFRAIEAGCHAYACRDGHYKSLTKWYQNSNGDLVGEIEIPMAVGTVGGITNTHPIVKSCLKLLNVSSSKELATIMAASGLAQNFSAIRALADEGIQKGHMKLHSKNIAIMAGATDNMIELVSKKMVEEKNVSVSRAKEILETLNKKGV